Sequence from the Montipora foliosa isolate CH-2021 chromosome 12, ASM3666993v2, whole genome shotgun sequence genome:
GGCACGTTTGTTAATTCAGCGGGCGAAAAATTCACTCGGCTAAAATTGACTCAAGCCTTATTAGACCTTATTAAATCGATGTGAATCGACGTCAGATTTCTAAACCTAGACCGTCTGATCtaattttgctttaaaaatttGTAATTCTTTGTCAGTTTTTACTCTGGCGAACAGAGGAAATAAACACAAGAATGCTTTAAAAAATGGTGAAAAGAGTttaaaattaagttaagttgaaaaatTGAACGTCTTTCTCTCGCAATAAACTTTCTCTGCCTCAAATATGgtgttcacttttgttttgtgtcgattcattagctattcttggatttcacatgaggTCAcggccgccgccatgttggtgtccccaaacaatgaaatggcggccatgttggtgtcccgatccaatcttcctggaattgaaagctattattatgctaacgtcttcttttgttttcgttgaaaaacatggctgttgatcacgtgagtgaaacccaagaattgctGATATAGTGAAATTCGCTTGACAGTGCATAAACGAGTACTTACACACAAAACTTACTTtacacaaaacaaaagtgaacaacatatttgaggcagagaaagtttattgcgagagaacgacgttttgtttttcaacttcacttaatttttaactcttttcaccattaaactctcttactacataatagttatgcattgcaaaatcgcgttacaacgcgattttgcaagtcagcttggggcgcctgtgatttgtatgcatctaattaggggcaTTTCTTGACATTTTGGACATGCGAAAGCGAGATAATTTGCCACAGTTTTTTTCTATTACTCTTAGCCAGTGCGTGTGTTGTGGGAAATAGGAAATGCGAAAATGGTTGTGGTGCAAGGATGGAGTAAGGTTGAGAGGAATTGAAGTTGGAAGAGGGgaaaagtgaaagaaatcaaTTCATTTGAGCTCACTGGTATtaccagaagctcatgaccttgaagctttaactctggttcagagctggccCTAGTTGCTCAAACGAGggaaggcagtgtggcccagtggttagggcacttgccctGAGATCCGAAGATCCCGGATTCGAGACCTGTTCTGACCaatcgttgaatttgatcctagtagtccctggttcaacttcccagctatACTTGTAAATAGGCAACTGGTTAGCCTCCGGCTAGTTGGGATCCtaaacagttgttgttgttattctgttctgtcgtttcattgtgtttcattgaccctgaaaagcccctaaggGGAGTagtcaattatgtatgtatgtaggtaggtaggtaggtaggtaggtaggtaggtaggtaggtaggtatgtaggtaggtaggtaggtatgtAGGTAGGTATGTATGTACGTACAATGAATAGCACTATCTGCCAGATAAAAATGAACTTGCTATCCACTGGAtggcgcaattggtttcgctatgacttatccactggatagtgatttatccggcgtgCCATTATTTTGTAAGTAATTGTTGTTCATTTTTTAAAGTCTTCATTAATTGCCTACTGATCCTTGTATAATATCAGTGACATGCAGTCATCTAGCTGAAAACCTGAACTAAATGCAGCTAAATGAAGAAATCCTAGAATATCAGACAGAGAATTCTCCGAACATGCTCTCCTGCTAAGCCTCTGCCACAGAAATGAAGACAAAAGTTATGAGACTTTGGAAATCATACATTTCACACAGTTGTACATCAAAGGTACTAAAATGTACATGTTCAACACCAGTAATGTCTGTCACACAATGGATAAGTCTAACAGAAACGAGTTGTTGCATTGCAGACTTCCTGGTGGTCTGCTGAATGTAACTCAGCTCTGCATTGCAGACCATTCCATTGAATGTGGTAGATATAATGCACTGCATTGGTGATGACGGTCTTCTTTTTAGTGCTAACCACTAAGCCTTTATGAGATACCCATAGCAGTCCACAAATCAATAATGTTAGTCTCTTTGCCTTCTGCTCAGTTTCATTCATGCATGTAACCCTTAGAACATGGCTCTCTGTAGATCTTAGCTCAATCCTCGTAGCTTTTAGGTGTTAAGCCATTCTGAGTAAGCAGTGTTTTGATCAGTAGCCTTGCAAGTTGTCTCTAATTTACTTGATaacaatgaataaaactgacagTCCAATTCTGGCCTGCACCTCATAGTTCTCAGTGGCAGAGCTTCTCCAAGTTTTAATCACATGAGAGTTTGTTGCCTTGTAAACTGCAACATCACTGTGAATTCTGAGTGTGACCAGTTCATCAGGTTGCTGTTCTTCCTTCAAATTAATTGAAATGCTCTTAAGACATTAATTTAAGTTTCTATTAATGCAGTATTAGAAGTTCATTTAAGGTATGCCAGCTTTCACCATTTTTCAAGGCTAAAGCTTGcattagagttcttctatagttttgaacagttattttgatattttagttaattctatgaccattcgatcagtgctgaaattgcctaaaattgcgtgacctagcccctttaaggtatATCACAATAACGGAGTTTTACGTACCGAGGTTGGAAAGTATACTGAAACGAAAACTACATTGTAGAGAGTGAAAAGGAGGAAGGGCTCAAAAGGTGGTAAAATAGAGGCAGAGGAAAAAAGATTCGTGCTGGATCACTGTGAGGAATAACGTAAAGACAGAAAAGTATGAAATCAAGGGATTGGTAAATATAGAGACATTGaatttgttgttctttttgAAAGCAGTTGAACAATGCTTTATACAATTTTAAACGTGACTGAAAAGCCTCAAAATAAAGAACCTTGCATGtaagaagaacaacaaatttACCCTCTTGCTATGTTCAGATTGCATACACTTCACTGTACTCATAAAGTAAGAATATTAATTCAAGTTATGACGACATCAATACCCCTAACACTGTTCCCACTGttgttaattaatatacatttgttttcacaatttcctcTTGGGTGTCACCTCTAGTAGTTTGCTTGTAGTGACTAAAAGTGGTATTGGCAGAAGTTAAAATGATGTTTTCTTGGAGTTTATTTTGTTGTGTTGACCATTATTGTAAGTTTGGTATTTTGATGACATCATGTCAAAGCCCTCATCAGTATGTACAGAGGCCTACCACAAGTGCTGTAAATTGTGACAATTAATTTAAAATCATCGTCCAGTTGGCATGAGGGTCAAGAAGAgctctttcttttccaaatggtcATATGAGACAAACCCCAAGAGTTTTTATGCGCTGTTTCTCGTATTAAAAAAGGCATATGTTTGTCTTCTACCAGCTCAAAGTTTGATCCTAGATATCTCTTCAGGGTGTCAAATCCAAACACATTCTTGCCCTCTGCATCCTTGTAACCACCAAGCCACAAGTTCTGGAAGTAAACAGAGCAAATACAGAGTTACTACAGGTTGGCTATTTTTTAACAAGTTTCTCATCTCTAGAACCCATGCCAAATGCTTATATTACTTGTACACAATTGAAATGTGATGTCTTGCATGTCACTGTACAATTTGAATAACCTGGGGGTCAAAAGTCACATTAATTTGATAGAAGATTAAATTACCTTTGATTTGTTAACACCATTACCGTACTCCCTTTCATAGTAAAATTTAATGCGAGGAGCCAATGAAGTAGGCCACGTTTCTACAAACCTTTGGAGTAAATTGTTCTCTCCATGAATAAGTTGAAGTGATTACCAATGTACCACCAGGAGCTACCAGAGAAGGCAGTCTGTCCAGAAATTGATACGGATTTGGAATTCGCTCAATCAAGTTGGATGCAAGAAGGCAACCAAACTGCCCAAGATCACTGGGCAAATTACAGGCATCTCCATGACAAAATAATACACGACTTCTGTCCTGTAGATAAAGCCAAGGGTCAATAACAATTACCGATAATATTCAGAATCAGTCACAGAGTATGTCATATAATCATATTTCTGAGAGTCAAGATTTCCATTTCTAAATTTAATGGTACATTAAAGCAGATACCAGTGTTGTAAGAAGaacactgaaaactgaaatttagaaaaaaaggaCCTCTGGCCCTCCCCCTCCGTTCCCCCATATAAAAATTGTTTAGTCATGTACTCTTTACACAAGTTTAACAAGGCTTTGTTGTTTTGGGTCAGGTGACTTACTGAATACTATGGTTGCAAAAGAACCAAAAAAGAGAATAAGATGTCCGATAGAAATATACACAAGGCACACTTAGTAGTTCAGACAGTGTCCTATCCTTCAAGGTCCATACTCATAGGATCTTAAAGAGGCTCAAAAGGGTTTTCAACTAAGTGCATGACCCTTAAAGCTACACTCACAATACATAATACTATAATAattaccaaatttttgtatgaggAAGATAGAAATTAaacattaaagaaaaataacacaatgCTTGAATTTGGAAGGCATGTTTTGGATATTTCAATATCCATTGTCATTTCATGGATTTTTACAGGTTTGGAACTATATAAGGTTCACAGTGACCCAAAGAGTGTTACAGTAATAATTTCAACTAGCAGAATTAATAGCAGACAGAAAGATGTGAGGAGATGACATAACACAAGCGTGTTGTTTTTTATAAATGTTAaattactataataataataataataataataataataataataataataataataataataataataataataataataataataataataataaccaagATCTTCTTGAAGAAGTACCACTGTGGTACTCGCCAATGATGCCAAAGCCCGCATACAAGTCAGAACAAGTAGAAGCTTGGTGGGATGTACCAGTGTATGCAGATCATCAGGAAGTGCGAGGGTTGTGAATCATGTAAGCAAGAAAGTCATGACCATAGAGATGAGTTGCCCATGGATTAGTAATCGAGAGAAGAAGAGCGAGGAAAAAACTATGAAGTATGGTCCGCTAAGGCGGGATTTGAAGGAGAAATATAAAGGATACGAGGTGCACCAGTATAACATCATCATGGATGTGCTTGGTTGGAAGAGACAGAGATTAGTGTGCAATCATTGGTTGGGCGAAAGACTACTCACGTCTTAGAGAGAATGCAGAAGGCCGTTTTATCGGCGACGCTCAATATTGCAAGAACTTTCAAAGTAGTAACATGATGATGTTAATAAATTATCAAGATTGATAGATTCGCCTTGGACAGTTACCGGCATAAGTTTTAGACACCTAGATTATGatttttatatatgtatatatattttatttatttatttatttatgtattattTTAAGTTTCGCTTAGCTCACAGGCTATGCTATGCGCCCTGTGTTGCTTTCTGACACTGTGCATACAGATAGTATTACTGCATAATACCcggtaataatttattatattattagtGATTCATTGCAAACTAGTGAATACCAAAATAAGATTGCAACTCACAATGTCAGGATCAACTTCTGCTGTATGTTGTGATACAAGACTTCCTTCTGTTTGAACTGTATAATCTAACTTTCCATATATCTTCagctttttagagacatcaatAAACGCACCAGAGTTATCAATACCCACAACTTGGTTAAATCGTTTAGAAAGTTCAAACGTGGATCGTCCAACAGAGCAACCAATGTCCAGGGCTATACTTGGTGCAGTGTCCTGTGATCAAGAGAAACATACAAATGTTGATCTACTTAGATAAAATTAATGCCACAAGATAGGCAAATTTGGCATACATTTTTCTtctaaaatcaagaaaaaaaattccaactaAGATAGGCAAGTCTTAAGATTACAAATGCTCCAGAAAGAAAGAGTTACTTAAAATATGCTGAGTTTTTGGTTGCCTTCAATTATCACCTTTTTGTCGCTAGGGGTTCGTTTTAATTACAACCAAAATACCCTGTGGCCATTGGGTCATGCTAtatttttaaccctttcacccccaaACCGGCCTagaccggccatacttagtattgtgctctgtctaatgccagacgattttactcatcaatgggttaccttcaagagtcaatgggttaaccaacCCTCTGTAACAAGGATAAAGATGACTGTTTTTCTATAGGAGGTTCCTCAAAGAAgccaacattttttttccaaattttactTTTCACAGGTAACCAACCAAGATGAACCAAAAGTGAGTGTTTTCTCTGTACCCCCTGCTTTTGGGGAGGGGGCTGTTGGgaagcaaataaaacaaactggAACAATTCCCCAATTTATGTGATATACACAATTGCCAATTTGCTGGAAATTGCGTATATCGAATAAATTTGGACAATGTGTCCCACGACTTGTGGTCGCAGAGACAAAAAGGAGATAAAAATCATACCCATGGATAGCACTGGAACCCAGAGTTCCAACTCCATAGGAACTGCTTCATTCCGCTTTACCACTGAAGATCATGACACCACTCTctcaaaaaaaagatttaagtCTCTCATAGAATATTATTGCTGAAGAGTACCGGTAATTTAcgcctaagctagattaattAGGCatcagctttgattttaaaaatgttttgcttagtcgtgaagtttggtaaccgacccttTGCAGAgagtctaaaacacaggtcacattccacaggtcacttgttgcagatcattgttttactgttttgaaagtaacccaaaacccgcaatttggctaaccctaggcctaaagaccaaccttaggcctagggttagccaaattgagggttttagTTACTTTCCAAAACATAAAATAATTACCTGCTACAAGTGATCTGTGGAATTTTGGCCCGCCagaccttttgcagtgtttaatattgtttgttgcctaGTGATAATAATTTTATAGCATTATCAAATTAATAGCGTtcaaaatattgtccctgagaAGCTGGTGGTGTGGTGATCAAGCAGTAAGGAGACGGGTTAAATTAATTAGCATTCCCAGGATCGAGTCCTCTCagtcttttcaaacaaatatgaccatttcccacaagtcctgggacacagtgtccaaaATTAACGACAATagtcaattcagagcaaattagcaATTGTGGTGGAGGATGGGTTGACAAGATATTGCTCAACAGTTACTTCCACTAAATTCTTTTCGATACTATCTCTATCACTTTACTCACTTCGGTATGTTTAATACATTCTCGAGCACATCGTGCAGGGAAGCCTAACGAATCCACCGGGCCAAATCCGTAAGGTAACAACTCATCAGGCCTTCCATAATGTTGGATAAGATATCGACCCAGAAACGTTTCTGTCCCATCATGGGCTTCACTGGTTTCTTCCCTTACTGAACCTTCCTTTGAAAGATAACGACAAGCTATGTACGTCAAGGCAGACGCACTTACGGCACAAGCTGAAGCAACAAGAATACTTCTTTCCATGCTGAGTTGTTCTTCAAATGCAAATGAGCATAGCGCCTGCAGTTCATGCGGTCTTTGTTTCAGGGCAAAATATGTCTCATACATAACGCACCTGTCTACCAGAGAAAGAACGAAAACGATGTCTTGCCCATTTACAGCGATAATCACCGCTACTACATCATTTGATGTAATCATACTATTATTTATCTGAATTTCAGGCTGCTCGgatgtttctttcttttggcCCTCTACCATGTAGCATTTTAATAGCAAACATTCCCCTCATTCAGCACGCGCGGGGatgtagctcagtggtagagcgcccgcttcgCATGCGGGAGGCCCGGGGTTCAACTCCCCGTATCTCCAGTTATTTTTAACATTTCAATCCCTATGATTTAATGCCGATGAcgtctcaatttttttttccgtatcCCCTACGGGCAGAGAGTTTTTTGGACGTCCTATTTTTCCTTCCATGATTATTCTTTTCAAAGCTAGCCACAGGTAGTGCAAACTCTGTGTGGAGAAGGCGGCGTTCCAGGTCAAAGTGTAGAAGTCGATACAAATCAGAAAGCTTAACAGCTTGCACCGTATTCCGAATagccgtattccggaataggaatacatggcatagaagttagaaatccttcgtttttacggagattcacattaaaattgtcaaaaacctgCTAAAACGCTATTTTGAACATATCTTTGTTAGTCTTGTTGTTTTAAAacgggacactgaaaaacgcagactgcagactgtgcagacagtctgtaaaataaaaattcggttagcctgaattacGGTAGGCCTAAATACCGGtaacattcggttagcctaattaggcctaaacaacattcaggttagcctgttcacggttagctctcaataatagtgagggtaacgccatattttacccctggtctgcagcataggcagcccaagcttcAATGTTCTTAGAACCACGaagtcttagaacattgaaaacacggacttcccgaaactgtaaaataaactcgaaaaggcacaagaatataCACCAGatgtgagtcattttgattcattttattgaatgaacgttaaattgagcatatTTTAGGCTTTacaatcgacggtattttatttcccatacaaagtcttataacgcgtttaaattctcaacggctgtctatagtgacgcgagcttgggctgcctacgtctgcagtctgcgttttgtggTGACcggttttaaatcatcactccacgtattctcattccggaatagagtcaatcgaacgcaccgtTAGCTTGTCTTCAGGTATCATAGTACTTTGCATCAAATTATTCATAGCTGCAGGTGTTTGAGTCACTcatatagacctctttcataatggcggccaaataaattattcttttgttttaatggtaataagccctactaacctcgctatgacgagcaaatttcaaaagaatattttttttaaaacgagggcagtaggtctaattaacatagatacaaaagaatgtaaagttggtcgccatttatgaatgtGGTCTATTTGGACTTGCAGAAATATGCATCTGGACAGTAGATTGGTGGCTGACAAATActgcaacccagccatgagccccaaTCGTAGACCATTCATGTATCTCACACTGACAAGCAGTGAAAAAGGGAGGGGAGAAGAGTGGGTTTGCTTAGCAAATGGGCAAGAGAGGCACACAATGGCTGGTGGGTCTAAGTCAAAGGTcagtgtacatgtcactgtgctACAAATGGCCAACAACAAAAGTGTATCCTAGTTCTAATCAGTCTACAAAAATATGTTGTTTCAGGTTGAAGAGGAACCCTTGGCTTAGTTGTTCATCAGTGGATCAGGGATTCATAAATgtagtcttgacctgtggaattataacgacctgtgttttagacctgcctCAAGATGACAGTCAAGATCTCCAACACTGGTTACTGAGCATGCAACTAGGGAAAGCAATACTGTATGTGAATGTCTCATTCATGACAATAATGTGTAATGTAATTTTCAAACCTTTAATATTAAATTGTGTTCAATgcaaatgaattaaaaaaatatgtgaAATGCACATTCCATCAACGTTTTATGCATACATGTATAACATACTCCTGCTAACAGTTTGTGCATAATAATATTACCGGTATTTACAAAGGTATTTGTGCATGGGGTGCTACCCTGTGTTCAACcagagttaatagaggggactgccCCCCTATTAACTCTCAAAATcagtgatcaacagccatgtttttcaacgaaaacaaaaggaagcgtttgcataataatagagttaaattcccggaggatttggtcggggcaccaacatggccgccttttctttgtttagggcaccaacatggcggtcgtgacgtcatgtgaaaaccgagaataattTTGACTAGCAGCCTGTCACTGAGGTTCAATTACtactattataattataataataataataataatattattattattattatcatcatcatcattattatcattatgatcactattattattattattattattattattactattattattattattattattattattacctatatacgataaattattattgtcataGATGCCAAAAAATTCAAGACCCTTTGCTACTTGGTCATTAGTTTACTTGCAATAAAAGTGGAGTCTCTTTTTCATTCACCATTTAAGGGAACCAATAATTGTGAGTTGTAAAACTTGCGAGTTTCTCTCCATTTTAAACATTACTAGACTGCTGGTCATTTGGGAATTGAAATCACTGACCAGACCGACACTGATTACGCATCTAGGGAAAGCAATGCTGCACTGATGGAGAGCGAGAAGTAAAATGAGCACAGTCGACCTCAGGTGTGTCAGCTGAATA
This genomic interval carries:
- the LOC137978690 gene encoding uncharacterized protein, with the translated sequence MYETYFALKQRPHELQALCSFAFEEQLSMERSILVASACAVSASALTYIACRYLSKEGSVREETSEAHDGTETFLGRYLIQHYGRPDELLPYGFGPVDSLGFPARCARECIKHTEDTAPSIALDIGCSVGRSTFELSKRFNQVVGIDNSGAFIDVSKKLKIYGKLDYTVQTEGSLVSQHTAEVDPDIDRSRVLFCHGDACNLPSDLGQFGCLLASNLIERIPNPYQFLDRLPSLVAPGGTLVITSTYSWREQFTPKNLWLGGYKDAEGKNVFGFDTLKRYLGSNFELVEDKHMPFLIRETAHKNSWGLSHMTIWKRKSSS